A stretch of Candidatus Alcyoniella australis DNA encodes these proteins:
- a CDS encoding alpha/beta fold hydrolase: MSVERSEKHVLIQGRGPTLEGRLGLPENARAIGVVCHPHTLFGGSMDNNVVHALCRTLADLDCGWLRFNFRGAGRSEGACDNGRGETHDLLAALDFATAKLPDAPLLLLGYSFGAAVALAALESPAIPDLRAVVAVSPPTVLDLDFYTFDAARQLLVLVGDGDDYADHQSLAEQAKPLDNVRFEICPGADHFWVGCEDWLAQRVSDYLAQQLR; this comes from the coding sequence ATGAGCGTCGAACGATCCGAAAAACACGTACTGATTCAGGGCCGGGGTCCGACCCTCGAGGGTCGGCTGGGACTGCCGGAAAACGCGCGGGCCATCGGCGTGGTCTGCCATCCCCATACCCTGTTCGGCGGCTCGATGGACAACAACGTGGTCCACGCCCTGTGCCGCACCCTGGCCGATCTGGACTGCGGCTGGCTGCGCTTTAACTTCCGCGGGGCAGGGCGCTCGGAGGGGGCCTGCGACAACGGTCGCGGCGAGACGCACGACCTGCTCGCCGCCCTGGACTTTGCCACTGCCAAGCTGCCCGACGCTCCGCTGCTGCTGTTGGGGTACAGCTTCGGCGCGGCAGTGGCGCTTGCGGCCCTGGAGTCGCCCGCAATCCCGGACCTGCGAGCCGTGGTGGCGGTCAGTCCCCCCACGGTGCTCGACCTGGATTTCTACACCTTTGACGCGGCGCGGCAATTGCTGGTGCTGGTCGGCGATGGCGACGATTACGCGGATCACCAGTCCCTGGCCGAACAGGCAAAGCCCCTGGACAATGTGCGCTTCGAGATCTGCCCGGGTGCGGATCACTTCTGGGTCGGCTGCGAAGATTGGCTCGCACAACGCGTTTCGGACTACCTCGCACAGCAGCTGAGGTAG
- a CDS encoding RlmE family RNA methyltransferase yields MGRRRQDHWAKRAKTEHYRARSAYKLMQIDDKYKLLRPQMRVLDLGCAPGSWLQVAAQRVGPQGLVIGLDLNPVEPVAINVVTITADALGDLKEIESIERLPERFDIVLSDMAPNTSGIKDADHYRSMELAQVALDQAWRRGAVGSSLVIKIFQGPDIQQFIKQVKSRYKRVSALRPETTRKVSREIFIIGRERRSETIAVG; encoded by the coding sequence ATGGGCAGACGGCGGCAAGACCATTGGGCCAAGCGGGCCAAAACCGAGCACTATCGCGCGCGCAGTGCGTACAAGCTGATGCAGATCGACGACAAGTACAAACTGCTGCGTCCGCAGATGCGCGTGCTCGACCTGGGTTGCGCTCCGGGCTCGTGGCTGCAGGTGGCGGCACAGCGCGTCGGACCCCAGGGGCTGGTGATCGGCCTGGACCTCAACCCGGTGGAACCGGTGGCGATAAACGTAGTGACGATCACGGCCGACGCTCTGGGCGATCTAAAGGAGATCGAATCGATCGAACGGCTGCCCGAGCGCTTCGACATCGTGCTCTCGGACATGGCGCCGAACACCTCGGGCATCAAGGACGCGGATCACTACCGCAGCATGGAGCTGGCTCAGGTCGCGCTGGACCAGGCCTGGCGTCGCGGCGCGGTCGGCTCGTCGCTGGTGATAAAAATCTTTCAGGGGCCGGACATCCAGCAGTTCATCAAGCAGGTCAAGTCGCGCTATAAGCGGGTCTCGGCCCTGCGGCCCGAGACCACGCGCAAGGTCAGCCGCGAGATCTTTATCATTGGCCGCGAACGGCGCAGCGAGACCATCGCGGTGGGGTAA